One region of Calderihabitans maritimus genomic DNA includes:
- a CDS encoding FmdE family protein — MAKKYNCWEEAVKFHGHACPGLAMGVRASEIALERLGVDRAKDEELVAIVETDACGVDGIQVLTGCTFGKGNLIFKDYGKQAFTLAKRSNGQGYRVVFKPLQFDDESKKIREKVFKGAATEEENQQFKRIQDKMIEQLLKGPVEEICTVNSVKINTLRKARIFDSIRCEKCGEYFMEPRARRQDGKTVCLECFEEYVSVKFK, encoded by the coding sequence ATGGCTAAAAAGTACAATTGTTGGGAGGAAGCCGTAAAATTTCACGGACATGCTTGCCCGGGGCTCGCCATGGGTGTAAGGGCCAGTGAAATTGCTCTTGAAAGGCTAGGCGTTGACCGGGCAAAAGATGAAGAACTTGTGGCCATTGTGGAGACTGATGCCTGTGGAGTTGATGGAATCCAGGTGCTTACCGGCTGCACTTTTGGCAAAGGAAACCTCATTTTTAAGGATTATGGAAAGCAGGCCTTTACTCTTGCCAAAAGGAGTAATGGTCAAGGATATAGGGTAGTATTTAAACCCTTACAGTTCGATGATGAAAGCAAGAAAATCAGGGAAAAGGTATTTAAAGGTGCAGCCACTGAGGAAGAAAACCAACAATTTAAACGGATTCAAGACAAGATGATTGAGCAATTATTGAAAGGGCCCGTTGAAGAAATATGCACGGTTAACAGTGTAAAAATAAACACCCTTCGGAAGGCACGTATTTTTGATTCAATTAGATGTGAGAAATGCGGGGAGTATTTCATGGAGCCCCGGGCAAGGAGGCAGGATGGGAAAACAGTGTGCCTGGAATGCTTTGAAGAATACGTTAGCGTAAAATTTAAATAG
- the tsaA gene encoding tRNA (N6-threonylcarbamoyladenosine(37)-N6)-methyltransferase TrmO, giving the protein MQLKQIGVIHSPYKEKANAPPQGRLKEDQFEIEIYPEFAAGLKDIEDASHLIVLYWCDKADRETLITNTPWDDEPHGVFVTRSPNRPNPIAFDIVDLVSQQGNKLIVRGMDALDNSPLLDIKPYNSQTDAISGAKITWFEKAKKNKRISK; this is encoded by the coding sequence ATGCAGCTGAAACAGATCGGTGTGATCCATTCCCCGTACAAGGAAAAGGCTAACGCCCCTCCCCAGGGTAGGCTAAAAGAAGATCAGTTTGAAATCGAAATCTACCCGGAATTTGCGGCAGGACTTAAGGATATTGAAGATGCCTCGCACTTGATAGTACTCTATTGGTGTGACAAGGCGGATAGAGAAACTCTAATTACGAATACGCCCTGGGATGACGAACCCCATGGAGTGTTTGTAACGCGGTCTCCCAATAGACCCAATCCGATAGCCTTTGACATAGTTGATTTGGTATCACAGCAAGGAAACAAGCTGATTGTCAGGGGAATGGACGCTCTGGACAATAGTCCTTTACTGGACATCAAGCCTTACAATTCGCAAACAGACGCCATTTCCGGTGCTAAAATTACCTGGTTTGAAAAAGCAAAAAAGAATAAGAGAATAAGTAAATAG
- a CDS encoding ABC transporter ATP-binding protein yields the protein MLEIRNLRVRYSGVDVLRGINLQVETGEILGIIGESGAGKTTLALTLMGLCQGQVEGKILFHGKDLLSFTEDNWRKLRWNEIAMVFQDTGRALNPVMTVFEQIMEPMLEHKLYRLEEAEKRVYKLLADVGLPEQSACAYPHQLSGGEKQRVLLAMALANQPRVLILDEPTSALDAITKAETLKLLDQISKGLTVILVTHDFSVAAKLSDRIAVLYAGTLLELGPAEKILERPRHPYTRGLLRSFPNMSTTKDLQGIPGTKEDVLQGCPFSPRCTQKIDVCEKSLPKLEHLGDREIACHRGGIVPLLQIKKLAKNYGSVSALKGVTLNLDEGETLALVGESGSGKSTLAKCIMGLEAADFGEILFQGTKLLRRDKSFYQSVQMIFQNPQECISHRLNVLEAVMEPLNIQGIGRLQERVDMVKKTLREVELPATDAFLSKYAHHLSGGELQRVAIARALILNPKLLIADEPTSALDASVQAKIIKLLLNLQEQRGLAMIFITHDLALARKISDRVAVMLSGSIVEAGPTSEVFALPRHPYTKDLLQAAPDFSMEIRDFNFARNNCQGACVYTSRCKDVNPVCLSKAPEPCEQGLRMVKCHLYCQEHYAIREAFG from the coding sequence ATGCTTGAAATACGAAATTTAAGGGTTAGGTACAGTGGGGTTGACGTCTTGAGAGGGATAAATCTGCAAGTGGAAACAGGAGAGATACTGGGCATAATTGGAGAATCCGGAGCAGGTAAAACCACCCTTGCCTTAACCCTGATGGGGTTGTGCCAGGGACAAGTTGAAGGCAAGATTTTGTTCCACGGAAAGGATCTACTTTCCTTTACGGAAGACAACTGGAGAAAGCTTCGTTGGAATGAAATAGCCATGGTTTTCCAGGACACGGGAAGGGCTCTCAACCCGGTGATGACGGTATTTGAACAGATAATGGAACCCATGCTTGAACACAAGCTGTACAGGCTTGAAGAAGCGGAAAAAAGGGTTTACAAACTATTGGCCGATGTAGGTTTGCCTGAACAAAGTGCCTGTGCATACCCCCATCAGCTCAGCGGCGGGGAAAAACAAAGGGTTCTGTTAGCCATGGCCCTGGCCAACCAGCCCCGGGTACTGATACTTGACGAGCCTACCTCCGCTCTGGACGCAATCACCAAAGCCGAAACCCTTAAACTGTTAGACCAGATCTCTAAGGGGTTGACGGTCATTTTAGTCACCCATGATTTTTCTGTTGCCGCCAAGTTATCCGACAGGATAGCCGTACTGTATGCTGGCACGCTTTTGGAGTTGGGGCCGGCAGAAAAGATCTTGGAACGTCCCCGTCATCCTTATACGAGGGGGCTGTTGCGCTCTTTTCCCAATATGTCAACAACTAAAGACCTTCAGGGGATACCAGGTACAAAGGAAGATGTCCTTCAGGGGTGTCCATTTAGCCCCAGGTGTACCCAGAAGATCGATGTATGTGAAAAATCATTGCCCAAACTTGAGCATCTAGGGGACCGGGAGATTGCCTGTCACCGGGGGGGAATAGTTCCCCTGCTGCAAATAAAAAAACTGGCGAAGAATTACGGGTCAGTTAGCGCCTTGAAAGGTGTAACCTTAAATTTGGATGAGGGTGAAACTTTAGCTCTGGTGGGAGAAAGCGGGTCTGGAAAGTCAACCCTGGCAAAGTGCATCATGGGCCTTGAGGCGGCTGATTTCGGGGAAATTCTTTTTCAGGGGACAAAGTTGCTCCGGCGAGATAAAAGTTTTTATCAAAGCGTGCAGATGATTTTTCAAAACCCCCAGGAATGTATAAGTCATCGTCTCAATGTACTGGAGGCTGTGATGGAACCGCTTAATATTCAGGGTATAGGCAGACTTCAGGAAAGGGTGGACATGGTTAAAAAGACATTAAGGGAAGTAGAACTTCCTGCCACAGATGCATTTTTAAGTAAATATGCCCACCACCTCAGCGGGGGCGAGCTTCAAAGGGTGGCCATAGCGAGGGCTTTGATATTAAATCCCAAACTACTGATTGCAGACGAACCGACTTCGGCTCTGGATGCCAGCGTACAGGCTAAAATAATAAAACTTCTTTTAAATCTCCAGGAGCAGAGGGGCCTTGCGATGATATTTATCACCCACGATCTTGCTCTGGCACGAAAGATTAGTGATAGGGTTGCCGTGATGCTTTCCGGGAGCATAGTTGAAGCAGGGCCTACCAGCGAGGTTTTTGCCCTACCCCGCCACCCTTATACAAAAGACCTGTTACAAGCAGCTCCGGATTTTTCGATGGAAATACGGGATTTTAACTTTGCCCGAAATAATTGCCAGGGCGCTTGTGTATACACTTCAAGGTGCAAAGATGTAAACCCGGTTTGTCTTTCAAAGGCACCCGAACCCTGCGAACAAGGACTGAGAATGGTTAAATGTCATTTGTATTGCCAGGAACATTATGCAATACGAGAAGCATTTGGATGA
- a CDS encoding ABC transporter permease: MHIDYLSSIKKNNMGLAGMCLLGMMCMVAVVAPLLTVHSPVAPSTNTLATPSPEHLLGTNDIGQDILSRVIYGTRTSLTVAFLAGLLTTILSTFLGGTAALIGGAYERFIMRMADVFLTLPNIMVIILIAAYVRPSIGILVIVLSAFSWQGSARVIRSQVLSLKQRPHIWAARTFGAGKFYLLAKHIIPDLVPMMIAVFVQHARRAVFMEAGLAFLGITDPTMVSWGTMLKKALEFSYLGVWHWLLPPGIALSLTVISFAFVGYALEQALNPRLG; the protein is encoded by the coding sequence ATGCATATTGACTATCTCAGTAGCATTAAAAAAAACAACATGGGGCTTGCAGGCATGTGCCTGTTGGGCATGATGTGCATGGTAGCTGTAGTTGCGCCTTTATTGACTGTTCATTCTCCCGTAGCTCCTTCGACTAATACATTAGCAACTCCTTCACCTGAGCATTTGTTGGGAACCAACGATATCGGCCAGGATATTCTTAGCAGAGTTATATACGGAACGAGGACATCATTGACCGTTGCCTTTTTGGCGGGTCTGTTGACAACTATTCTGAGCACTTTTTTAGGAGGGACTGCTGCATTAATCGGAGGAGCCTATGAAAGATTTATCATGCGTATGGCGGATGTTTTTTTGACATTACCGAATATCATGGTCATTATTTTGATCGCTGCCTATGTCAGGCCGAGTATTGGAATTTTGGTAATTGTACTTTCCGCCTTTAGCTGGCAGGGAAGCGCCAGGGTTATCAGGTCGCAGGTTCTTTCCCTGAAACAAAGGCCCCATATCTGGGCTGCAAGAACATTCGGGGCCGGGAAGTTCTATCTCCTGGCAAAACACATTATCCCCGATTTAGTTCCCATGATGATTGCTGTTTTTGTACAGCATGCCCGGCGGGCGGTATTTATGGAGGCGGGGTTGGCCTTCCTGGGCATTACGGACCCTACCATGGTTAGCTGGGGGACAATGTTGAAAAAGGCGCTTGAATTTTCATATCTGGGCGTTTGGCACTGGCTGCTCCCTCCGGGCATAGCCCTGTCGCTAACCGTTATTTCCTTTGCTTTTGTGGGGTATGCACTTGAGCAGGCATTGAATCCGAGGCTGGGGTGA
- a CDS encoding ABC transporter permease, producing MDRKRITDYLIAFIIILCLNFFLPRMLPGDPLTAIYGEEALISMTPALKSQLIERFGLDKPLYHQFLIYLTSLAKGDLGYSYYYQTPVAGLILGTLPWTILLVGLALVISTLLGFILGLESGWKRGRPADKAILTGMMFLNGFPDFFIGILLLVIFGVVLGLFPLSGALSPYAGLSGFALLKDILWHLTLPLVSLAVVEISASYLLTRATVISVLGEPFILTARAKGLAEKRIKYRHAGRNSLLPIITGTGIRLGRVFTGALFVEVVFAYPGMGLLVYNSLTARDYPVLQGIFFLVTIGVMGANLLVDLVYKKLDPRVD from the coding sequence ATGGACAGAAAACGAATTACGGATTATTTGATAGCTTTTATAATTATCCTCTGCCTGAATTTCTTTCTTCCACGTATGCTGCCCGGTGACCCTCTGACTGCTATTTATGGCGAAGAGGCATTGATTTCAATGACGCCAGCATTAAAATCCCAATTGATAGAACGTTTTGGCCTGGATAAGCCCCTGTACCACCAGTTTCTCATTTACTTGACCTCCCTGGCTAAGGGAGACTTGGGTTATTCATATTACTATCAAACGCCTGTGGCCGGTCTTATCCTGGGAACCCTTCCCTGGACCATCCTTTTAGTCGGGCTGGCACTGGTCATTTCCACCCTACTGGGGTTTATCCTGGGGTTGGAATCGGGCTGGAAGCGCGGCCGGCCAGCGGACAAGGCAATATTGACAGGGATGATGTTTCTAAATGGATTTCCTGACTTTTTTATAGGGATACTGCTTCTTGTTATTTTCGGTGTTGTGCTTGGATTGTTCCCTTTATCCGGAGCACTGTCCCCCTACGCCGGGCTTTCGGGATTTGCACTACTGAAAGACATTCTGTGGCACCTGACATTACCGTTAGTTTCTCTGGCAGTTGTTGAGATTTCAGCTTCTTATCTTTTGACAAGGGCAACGGTAATCTCTGTTTTGGGAGAGCCCTTTATACTCACTGCAAGGGCAAAGGGCCTGGCAGAAAAACGCATCAAGTACAGGCATGCGGGGAGAAACTCCCTGCTTCCGATTATAACAGGAACAGGAATTAGACTAGGGCGGGTATTTACAGGTGCTCTTTTTGTAGAAGTAGTTTTTGCGTATCCCGGCATGGGACTCCTCGTTTATAATTCGTTAACGGCAAGGGACTACCCGGTTTTGCAAGGGATTTTTTTCCTGGTGACTATTGGTGTAATGGGTGCAAATCTCCTTGTAGACCTGGTTTACAAAAAACTTGACCCCAGGGTGGATTAA
- a CDS encoding ABC transporter substrate-binding protein, giving the protein MFVGKKLLVISMLSFLVVFWIAGCSGPKGETGSSVKDAAGKEPATYTIADATGDWGFPAPYTHYQRGPGYIRMSFIFDTLVWKDKNGFTGALAEKWQYLKEENAYLFNLRKDVKWHDGKKFTAQDVLFTFQYVKKHPYAWVDTSIVKDVTAPDDYSVKVYLGKPYAPFLANVAGTLPILPEHIYKDVDNPGSWKDIKAATGTGPYKLVDYNQEHGTYLYEAYEDYYLGKPKVDKIRFIKVSEQMTPAALLDGTANAGTVPPEMVDRFKDQGFTVLPSGHDWNAKLMFNHTQEPFATKKFRQAIAYAINRGKLVEISQRGHALAGSPGLLPPDNPWYSPDIENYDYNPERSRELFEELGYHFKDGLLQKDGKPLTLELLITSRFSRDAELIKLDLEKVGIKVVVRSLEAKTVDSKIKDWDFQMAISGHGGLGGDPEIFKKMVLDNSFNSARYQENERLTALLLKQIAAMNNEERKEMLAEIQRIYAEELPTLTLYYPNWYWAHDGKLDLYYTPQGVASGIPIPLNKLSFVK; this is encoded by the coding sequence ATGTTTGTTGGGAAAAAATTGCTCGTTATTTCGATGCTTAGTTTCCTCGTAGTATTTTGGATTGCCGGCTGCTCGGGTCCAAAGGGAGAAACGGGAAGCAGCGTTAAGGATGCAGCGGGTAAGGAACCTGCCACCTATACCATTGCCGATGCTACCGGCGACTGGGGTTTTCCTGCTCCCTATACCCACTACCAGAGGGGACCGGGTTATATCCGGATGAGTTTTATTTTTGACACCCTGGTATGGAAAGACAAAAACGGGTTTACAGGGGCATTGGCCGAAAAATGGCAGTACCTGAAAGAAGAGAATGCTTATCTATTTAACCTGCGAAAAGATGTTAAGTGGCACGACGGCAAAAAGTTTACAGCCCAAGACGTTTTGTTTACCTTTCAGTATGTAAAAAAACACCCCTATGCCTGGGTTGATACCAGTATAGTCAAAGACGTGACAGCACCTGATGATTACTCTGTAAAGGTTTATTTGGGAAAACCGTATGCTCCATTTTTGGCCAATGTTGCCGGTACCTTACCGATTCTTCCCGAACATATTTATAAAGATGTTGACAATCCCGGGAGCTGGAAAGATATTAAAGCGGCAACCGGTACCGGACCGTATAAATTGGTTGACTATAACCAAGAACATGGGACCTACCTTTATGAGGCCTATGAAGATTACTATTTGGGCAAGCCCAAAGTGGACAAAATTCGCTTTATAAAAGTAAGCGAACAAATGACGCCAGCTGCATTGCTGGATGGCACCGCCAATGCAGGTACAGTTCCTCCCGAGATGGTGGATAGATTCAAAGACCAGGGTTTCACCGTGCTTCCCTCAGGCCATGACTGGAATGCCAAACTAATGTTTAATCATACCCAGGAGCCGTTTGCCACTAAAAAGTTTAGACAGGCCATAGCATACGCAATTAACAGGGGGAAACTGGTGGAAATATCCCAGAGGGGCCATGCTTTAGCAGGAAGTCCTGGGTTACTTCCCCCTGATAATCCCTGGTATTCACCAGACATTGAAAACTATGATTATAACCCGGAAAGAAGCAGGGAACTTTTTGAAGAACTTGGATATCATTTTAAGGACGGCCTCTTGCAAAAAGATGGAAAGCCCTTAACCCTCGAATTACTAATAACGTCAAGGTTTAGCAGAGATGCCGAACTGATCAAACTGGACCTGGAAAAAGTGGGTATAAAAGTAGTTGTGAGAAGTCTGGAAGCCAAAACGGTTGACTCAAAAATTAAGGACTGGGATTTCCAAATGGCCATCAGCGGGCACGGGGGGCTGGGAGGCGACCCGGAAATCTTCAAGAAGATGGTATTAGATAACAGTTTTAACAGCGCCAGGTACCAAGAAAACGAAAGATTGACCGCGCTGCTGTTGAAACAAATAGCGGCGATGAACAACGAGGAACGCAAAGAAATGTTAGCGGAGATACAAAGGATTTATGCGGAAGAACTTCCAACCCTGACACTGTATTATCCTAACTGGTACTGGGCTCACGATGGAAAGTTGGACCTGTATTACACGCCGCAGGGGGTAGCCAGTGGGATTCCTATACCGCTTAACAAGTTATCCTTCGTTAAATAA
- a CDS encoding AEC family transporter has product MSMLFQVVMPVFLIFLVGYIGQKALRLHIKSVSTTALYLMTPALIFRTFYKNRLDSTYLYIVIYGILLSVILILLVKGLSRIRKYNASITNGLILATAFMNNGNLGAPIILFAFGDNGFQYAVAIMIFHTIVMSTLGLYFAAKGKLEVREALLSVVKMPIVHAGIAALVWQYLNLPMPENILAAINIVAEAAIPSIMLVLGMQLAEIKIVNFDWGKISLALVFRLLLSPLIAWGITLLLPVEPLLGKVMIVEAAMPTAAITTLYALQYDTEPNLVSSITFISTLLSIITLSMLLNVII; this is encoded by the coding sequence ATGTCAATGCTATTTCAGGTTGTAATGCCTGTTTTTTTAATTTTCCTTGTAGGCTATATAGGCCAGAAAGCCTTGCGGTTGCATATAAAATCTGTTTCCACCACTGCCCTCTACCTGATGACACCGGCACTTATCTTTCGTACGTTTTATAAAAATCGGTTGGACAGCACTTATTTGTACATTGTAATTTACGGAATACTCCTGTCCGTTATCCTGATTCTCTTGGTCAAAGGGCTGTCCCGTATTAGAAAATATAACGCTTCTATTACCAACGGGTTGATTCTGGCCACGGCTTTTATGAATAACGGTAATTTGGGGGCCCCGATAATTCTTTTTGCTTTCGGGGACAACGGTTTTCAATATGCCGTGGCGATTATGATTTTCCATACCATCGTCATGAGCACCCTTGGATTGTATTTCGCGGCCAAAGGCAAACTGGAGGTACGAGAAGCTTTGCTCTCAGTTGTTAAAATGCCCATTGTCCATGCCGGTATTGCTGCTCTGGTATGGCAATATCTCAATCTTCCCATGCCGGAGAATATTTTGGCGGCCATAAATATTGTAGCTGAGGCTGCCATCCCCTCCATTATGTTGGTCTTAGGAATGCAATTGGCAGAAATCAAAATTGTCAATTTTGATTGGGGAAAAATCTCTTTAGCTCTGGTATTCCGGCTTCTTCTGTCCCCGCTTATCGCCTGGGGTATTACCTTATTGCTTCCGGTAGAACCACTCTTAGGAAAGGTGATGATAGTTGAAGCAGCCATGCCCACAGCGGCAATTACCACATTATATGCCTTGCAATATGACACTGAGCCGAATCTGGTTTCATCTATTACTTTTATAAGTACTTTATTGAGTATTATTACTTTGAGCATGTTGCTTAACGTCATCATTTAG
- a CDS encoding PAS domain-containing sensor histidine kinase: MSKEFINGIYLNRNILNWMFDGLVLFDEWGKLLFANQAFLKMTEYDAQELKKISFNDFCLKLFDSETNKSLQEKWPTETTCWVKGKLRTKRNRWLPVKTTILNWPNMLGESLGNVLLAIPVAVEKASDQWQVVCYAMMNALEVAVIGVDAQGKIFLFNRSAERLTNRSYEEVFGKDHDEVFKIPEKQQFLRKALVEGKEVYNQEMDYCWYAGRPGSFVFNACQLRDGDGQIIGAVMLIEETTEKRRLEYEAARAETLMVLSEVAAGVAHEVRNPLTTIRGFVQLLQVKLGEENEYSKYLQLILAEIDRANKIISEFLVAARPKEAKKQLVDLNKIVTETLLLVESQAILQDVEVTKELSDELPLLELVETQIKQVLLNLTRNALQAMPDGGTLSIITYSQDDWVWIKLRDTGVGMPPEHLNKLFSPFFTTKEGGSGLGLTISHRIVKNHGGTIQVESSPGKGTTVTIKLPVTKGGN, translated from the coding sequence ATGAGTAAAGAGTTCATTAATGGTATTTATCTTAATCGTAATATATTGAACTGGATGTTTGACGGGTTGGTTTTATTTGATGAGTGGGGAAAGTTACTGTTTGCCAACCAGGCTTTTTTAAAGATGACTGAATATGATGCTCAAGAATTAAAGAAGATTTCTTTTAATGACTTCTGTCTTAAACTTTTTGATAGTGAGACTAATAAAAGTCTTCAGGAAAAATGGCCTACAGAGACCACATGCTGGGTCAAAGGAAAATTGAGGACCAAAAGAAACCGCTGGTTACCGGTTAAAACAACCATACTCAATTGGCCGAACATGCTTGGGGAGTCACTGGGGAATGTTTTGTTGGCCATACCGGTTGCTGTGGAAAAGGCTTCCGACCAGTGGCAGGTTGTTTGTTACGCGATGATGAATGCATTAGAGGTTGCCGTCATAGGAGTCGACGCTCAAGGCAAAATTTTTCTGTTCAACCGCTCGGCGGAGCGACTGACCAATCGAAGTTATGAGGAAGTTTTCGGGAAGGATCATGATGAAGTTTTCAAGATCCCGGAAAAACAGCAATTTTTGCGAAAGGCCCTTGTAGAGGGGAAAGAGGTCTATAATCAAGAAATGGACTACTGCTGGTATGCGGGACGGCCGGGTAGCTTTGTTTTCAATGCCTGCCAGCTAAGGGATGGTGACGGTCAGATTATAGGAGCCGTAATGTTGATAGAGGAAACCACGGAAAAGCGCCGGTTGGAATATGAAGCGGCCCGGGCAGAGACTTTAATGGTCTTAAGCGAGGTTGCCGCGGGAGTTGCCCACGAAGTTCGCAACCCGTTGACAACGATACGCGGATTTGTTCAACTGCTCCAAGTGAAATTGGGAGAGGAAAATGAATACAGTAAATACCTGCAGCTCATTTTAGCTGAAATAGACCGGGCCAATAAAATTATCAGCGAATTTCTGGTGGCAGCCAGACCTAAAGAGGCCAAAAAACAACTGGTCGATCTTAACAAGATTGTGACGGAAACCTTGTTGCTAGTTGAAAGCCAGGCCATTCTGCAGGACGTGGAGGTTACCAAAGAGCTGAGTGATGAACTCCCGTTGCTCGAACTGGTTGAAACTCAAATAAAACAGGTATTGTTAAATCTGACTAGAAATGCCTTGCAGGCCATGCCCGATGGGGGAACGTTAAGTATAATTACCTACAGCCAGGACGACTGGGTTTGGATTAAACTAAGGGATACCGGCGTTGGTATGCCCCCGGAGCACCTGAACAAGCTTTTTAGCCCGTTTTTTACTACTAAGGAAGGAGGCTCGGGTCTGGGGCTGACCATTTCTCATCGTATCGTGAAAAACCACGGGGGAACTATCCAGGTGGAAAGTAGCCCGGGAAAAGGTACTACGGTTACGATAAAACTGCCGGTAACGAAAGGTGGCAATTGA
- the rimI gene encoding ribosomal protein S18-alanine N-acetyltransferase has translation MKGIKYSIEPMQVKHLEEVLAIEKVSFPTPWSRHAFWSELCQNEFAHYFVCTVEGKVAGYAGMWVILDEAHVTTLAVAPEFRGRKLSRALLAELVRQATCLGANYITLEVRPSNYPARKLYGSMGFEATGIRKGYYTDNQEDAIIMTKNLR, from the coding sequence GTGAAGGGAATAAAGTATTCCATAGAACCTATGCAGGTGAAGCACCTAGAGGAAGTCCTGGCCATTGAAAAAGTTTCTTTTCCTACTCCCTGGTCCCGACATGCTTTCTGGAGCGAACTTTGCCAAAATGAATTTGCCCACTACTTCGTCTGTACCGTAGAAGGAAAAGTGGCAGGCTATGCTGGCATGTGGGTCATTCTTGATGAAGCGCATGTCACGACCCTGGCGGTGGCTCCCGAATTTCGGGGCAGGAAATTGAGCCGTGCGCTTCTTGCGGAGCTTGTACGCCAGGCAACCTGTCTGGGTGCCAATTACATTACGCTGGAAGTTCGTCCCAGCAATTACCCGGCTCGAAAGTTGTACGGCAGTATGGGCTTTGAAGCGACGGGTATCCGCAAGGGGTACTACACTGACAATCAGGAAGATGCGATAATTATGACTAAAAACCTGCGTTAA
- the tsaB gene encoding tRNA (adenosine(37)-N6)-threonylcarbamoyltransferase complex dimerization subunit type 1 TsaB, whose protein sequence is MRVLGLDTATPVAGLAVLEDGRLLGELFLNTGRTHSEKLLPALHQLLDYCELKLRDIDGFAVAIGPGSFTGLRIGLATAKGFAHSLGKPLVGVPTLDALALNAAGAGGIICPILNARKNEVYAALYVSHNGQELNRLSQYMAVSPAELVDLLEQYEEPVTLLGDGVAVLGTELREKLGNRARWMVNTLSLPRASQIAYLGLVRLQQKSAEDIKELVPFYIRPSEAEARLMAKERGVEK, encoded by the coding sequence ATGCGAGTACTAGGCCTAGATACGGCTACGCCGGTAGCGGGTTTGGCAGTTCTGGAAGATGGACGCCTGCTGGGGGAGCTCTTTCTAAACACCGGTAGAACTCATTCGGAAAAATTGTTACCCGCCCTTCATCAACTGTTGGATTACTGCGAATTAAAGCTGAGAGATATAGATGGTTTTGCCGTAGCCATCGGCCCTGGTTCCTTTACCGGCCTGCGTATAGGGTTGGCTACGGCTAAAGGTTTTGCTCATAGTCTGGGGAAACCTCTGGTGGGGGTACCTACTCTGGATGCACTGGCCCTGAACGCTGCGGGAGCAGGAGGGATAATCTGTCCTATTTTAAATGCCCGTAAGAACGAGGTTTATGCGGCCCTTTATGTCTCCCACAACGGTCAGGAATTGAACCGCCTAAGTCAATATATGGCTGTTTCTCCTGCCGAGCTGGTTGATCTCCTGGAGCAGTATGAGGAACCTGTGACTCTTTTGGGAGACGGGGTGGCTGTTTTGGGTACAGAATTGAGAGAGAAGTTGGGCAACAGAGCCCGCTGGATGGTGAATACCCTTAGCCTGCCCCGGGCCTCGCAGATAGCTTACCTGGGATTGGTGCGGCTTCAACAGAAGTCGGCGGAGGATATAAAAGAACTGGTACCTTTTTACATTCGGCCTTCTGAAGCGGAGGCCCGACTCATGGCCAAAGAACGGGGAGTTGAAAAGTGA
- the tsaE gene encoding tRNA (adenosine(37)-N6)-threonylcarbamoyltransferase complex ATPase subunit type 1 TsaE: MLQIVTDSTEATVKLGEKLGKCLWKGAVICLIGDLGTGKTTFVKGLARGLGVEEPVTSPTFTLINQYQGKFAVCHLDVYRLEDPEEIFELGLEDCFQTEKVIIIEWAEKILDLLTGEYLLVEIRRADSNEEDKRLLVFQPRGSRFYQLLEEWEKQCEY; encoded by the coding sequence ATGCTGCAGATTGTAACCGACAGTACTGAAGCCACGGTAAAATTAGGGGAAAAACTAGGCAAATGTCTTTGGAAGGGAGCGGTCATTTGCCTTATTGGGGACCTGGGTACCGGTAAGACTACCTTTGTTAAAGGATTGGCCCGGGGATTAGGTGTAGAAGAACCTGTTACCAGCCCCACTTTCACTTTGATAAATCAATACCAGGGGAAATTTGCGGTTTGTCACCTCGATGTATACCGTTTGGAAGACCCAGAGGAAATTTTTGAACTGGGATTGGAGGATTGTTTTCAGACGGAGAAGGTAATCATTATTGAGTGGGCGGAAAAAATATTAGATCTACTTACAGGAGAGTACCTGCTGGTAGAAATCCGCAGGGCCGATTCTAATGAGGAAGACAAACGTCTTCTGGTTTTTCAACCGCGGGGTAGCAGGTTTTACCAGCTTTTGGAGGAGTGGGAGAAGCAATGCGAGTACTAG